A stretch of Halanaerobiaceae bacterium ANBcell28 DNA encodes these proteins:
- a CDS encoding dockerin type I domain-containing protein codes for MKKICFCLLVLSILFISLSQVLANDIIYGDLDSDGMLTSLDVTLMQRYIIGEDLQVPYEVADLNGDGVINSMDLVLLQRFIMGQIDLFPVEEMKDEDIYIRGLEVYENEYGSGWSVIDKLIIGVELYSDRDYSIASMPAELNNATWIQTAMNSRTNNTLESYASFIVEEAGYVFIAHSDRIFSKPDWLSEYENTGHKIRVRESETIKRSLTLYKRSVSAGQRVNVGVNSNDGTSFSLMYPIIVTGRISFPDPPQGPEFPDYQQEVEIIRSGSTWSTDINGQIVYSGRSMGDAINAATSRVTEAIINIRNSGDLDTRINPGTHQLFDFHGNTVNASSGFRAEHTDWISIRNLHMTGSPSFAMSFHACSNLHFHNIVLELNDGGGIRVDNDLYSNPTKTTNLKVTGRMYIEGTRGHGFETYTIDGIEIEEIITRHTNYCGLILNDSRNVKIGLVDAYRANYGGGYAGFRVANFNGPNVVVDKLIARECGRGFFSVSGSHGTTINQVEITGSTSHGILIQNTQDTVINGGVVWNNSSGEAIRLANGAHAGGPTRDVTIQNLRVYGPHTFGIRDTTDNNYILNNDLRNAGSNRSRDLVVEGSNTVVEGNILTGD; via the coding sequence ATGAAAAAAATATGTTTTTGTTTACTAGTTTTATCTATATTATTTATTTCATTATCACAAGTTCTTGCTAATGATATTATTTATGGAGATCTGGATTCTGATGGTATGCTTACGTCGCTTGATGTTACTTTGATGCAAAGGTATATAATTGGAGAAGATTTGCAAGTTCCATACGAAGTAGCTGATTTAAATGGAGATGGAGTTATTAATAGTATGGATTTGGTTTTATTACAACGCTTTATTATGGGGCAGATAGATTTATTTCCAGTAGAAGAGATGAAAGATGAAGATATTTATATAAGAGGTTTAGAAGTTTATGAAAATGAGTATGGTAGTGGCTGGAGTGTAATTGATAAATTAATCATAGGTGTAGAACTATATTCTGATAGAGATTATAGTATTGCATCAATGCCTGCAGAGCTAAATAATGCTACTTGGATTCAAACAGCAATGAATTCAAGAACTAATAATACTTTAGAATCTTATGCTTCATTTATTGTTGAAGAAGCAGGATATGTTTTCATTGCTCATTCTGATAGAATATTTAGCAAACCAGATTGGTTGTCAGAATATGAGAACACTGGGCATAAAATTAGAGTAAGAGAATCTGAAACAATAAAACGAAGTTTGACTTTATACAAAAGAAGTGTTTCAGCTGGTCAGCGTGTTAATGTTGGGGTAAATTCTAATGATGGAACAAGTTTTTCTTTGATGTATCCGATCATAGTTACAGGACGTATATCATTTCCTGATCCACCACAAGGGCCAGAATTTCCTGATTATCAGCAGGAAGTAGAAATAATCCGGTCAGGAAGCACCTGGTCAACTGATATTAATGGTCAAATAGTTTATTCAGGAAGAAGTATGGGAGATGCAATTAATGCAGCTACTAGTAGGGTGACAGAAGCGATAATTAATATTAGAAATTCAGGAGATTTAGATACTAGGATAAACCCAGGTACTCATCAATTATTTGATTTTCATGGTAATACAGTAAATGCTTCATCTGGATTTCGAGCTGAGCATACAGATTGGATAAGCATTCGTAATTTGCATATGACTGGTTCTCCATCTTTTGCAATGTCTTTTCATGCTTGTTCAAATCTTCATTTTCATAATATAGTGTTGGAATTAAATGATGGTGGTGGAATTAGAGTTGACAATGATTTATATAGTAATCCAACGAAAACAACGAATTTAAAAGTTACTGGCAGAATGTATATTGAAGGTACTAGGGGTCATGGTTTTGAAACATATACTATAGATGGGATTGAAATTGAGGAAATTATAACAAGGCATACAAATTATTGTGGACTTATTTTAAACGATTCTAGAAATGTTAAAATAGGCTTGGTTGACGCCTATAGAGCAAATTACGGTGGTGGTTATGCTGGTTTTAGAGTGGCAAACTTTAATGGCCCTAATGTTGTAGTAGATAAACTAATTGCTAGAGAATGTGGTAGAGGATTCTTTAGTGTTTCAGGTAGTCACGGTACAACTATTAACCAGGTGGAAATTACTGGAAGCACAAGCCATGGAATATTGATTCAAAATACACAGGATACAGTAATTAATGGAGGAGTAGTATGGAACAATAGTAGTGGTGAAGCTATTAGACTTGCTAATGGTGCTCATGCTGGTGGTCCTACTCGTGATGTAACAATACAGAACCTTAGAGTTTATGGGCCACATACATTCGGGATTAGAGATACAACAGATAATAACTACATTCTTAATAATGATTTACGAAATGCTGGCTCTAATAGGTCAAGAGACCTTGTAGTTGAAGGCAGTAATACAGTGGTTGAAGGAAACATATTAACTGGTGATTAA
- a CDS encoding glycosyl hydrolase has translation MKKSCFKITLVLCFILIFLPQIAFANNIIYGDLDNNGRVDALDLTLMQRYITGIIENFSAPYEAADLNGDSTISSTDAVLLGRYILGQIDIFPVEEENTNDIIIANPVTANASDEARALLNFLYTIKGEKMLTGQMESGSWGGGPDSEMDYIYNVTGVLPALRGLDFIHEYDNHNVIQRSIDWWERGGIPSLMWHWGAPTVGEGYEASQATIDVEACLIPGTAENVAMWQDLERIANHLEVLRDANVPTLWRPFHEMEGAWFWYGKDGPEPFIGLWRTMFNYFVHERGLNNLIWVLPHTSAVNTDWYPGDEYVDLAGADIYGVGSEPLVDMYESLVAFYGDDIPLAYHENGVNPDPELAYESGVMWSWFMTWHTDWLHHNNTPQDLNYVYHHERTLTLEDMPDIMDYAGENDSVRVRSRYSGRGSVSRYPNIPFIEKGSNVQFTAYPAEGWLFETWSGDVDSSSNPITLSVNEITNVTAEFIPDLGTNLLVNGDFSDGIAYWHNYIFEDQGANADINVVNGECVIDIVSGGHELYHVQLIRPGIFLEEGVTYELSFEVYADSMREMFLKVGEDGGNYTQYFGDSFYIGTEKETISRIFTMNDSTDTSARLEFNVGLENINVYFDNISLVIVN, from the coding sequence ATGAAAAAAAGTTGCTTTAAAATTACGTTAGTTTTATGTTTTATCTTAATTTTTTTACCCCAAATTGCTTTTGCTAACAACATTATTTACGGAGATTTAGACAATAATGGTAGGGTTGATGCTCTTGATTTAACATTAATGCAAAGGTACATAACTGGGATAATTGAAAATTTCTCTGCTCCATATGAAGCTGCTGATTTAAATGGAGATTCAACAATTTCTAGTACTGATGCAGTGTTGTTAGGTCGTTATATTTTGGGACAGATCGATATATTCCCTGTAGAAGAAGAAAACACGAATGATATAATAATTGCAAATCCAGTAACAGCAAATGCATCTGATGAGGCAAGGGCACTTTTGAATTTTTTATACACAATTAAAGGCGAAAAAATGCTTACAGGACAGATGGAATCTGGTTCCTGGGGAGGTGGCCCAGATTCTGAAATGGATTATATTTATAATGTAACAGGTGTATTACCTGCACTTCGTGGTTTGGATTTTATTCATGAATATGATAATCATAATGTTATACAGCGTTCTATTGACTGGTGGGAGAGAGGGGGGATTCCATCGCTTATGTGGCATTGGGGTGCTCCAACTGTAGGTGAAGGATATGAAGCAAGTCAAGCTACTATTGATGTTGAGGCATGCTTAATACCTGGAACTGCAGAAAATGTTGCGATGTGGCAAGATCTTGAAAGAATTGCGAATCATCTTGAAGTATTAAGAGATGCAAATGTACCTACGCTTTGGCGTCCTTTTCATGAAATGGAAGGTGCTTGGTTTTGGTATGGTAAAGATGGTCCTGAACCTTTTATAGGATTATGGAGAACAATGTTTAATTATTTTGTTCATGAGCGCGGTTTAAACAACCTTATCTGGGTATTGCCACACACGTCAGCTGTTAATACTGATTGGTATCCTGGGGATGAATATGTAGATCTTGCAGGAGCAGATATTTATGGTGTTGGCTCAGAACCACTGGTAGATATGTATGAATCTTTAGTTGCTTTTTATGGTGATGATATTCCTTTAGCTTATCATGAGAATGGTGTTAATCCAGATCCAGAATTGGCTTATGAGTCGGGTGTGATGTGGTCTTGGTTTATGACCTGGCATACAGATTGGTTGCATCATAATAATACACCTCAAGATTTAAACTATGTATATCATCATGAACGTACTCTTACACTTGAAGATATGCCTGATATCATGGATTACGCAGGTGAAAACGATTCTGTTCGCGTTAGATCCAGGTATAGTGGTAGAGGTAGTGTAAGCCGATATCCCAATATACCATTTATAGAAAAAGGAAGCAATGTTCAATTCACTGCTTATCCTGCAGAAGGATGGTTATTTGAAACTTGGAGTGGTGATGTAGATTCTTCTAGTAACCCAATTACATTGTCAGTAAATGAAATAACAAACGTAACAGCAGAATTTATTCCTGATTTAGGGACAAATTTGCTAGTAAACGGAGATTTTTCAGATGGTATTGCTTACTGGCATAATTATATATTTGAAGATCAGGGTGCTAATGCAGATATAAATGTTGTAAATGGTGAATGTGTAATAGATATAGTGAGTGGTGGTCATGAATTGTATCATGTACAATTAATTAGGCCTGGTATTTTTCTTGAAGAGGGAGTAACTTATGAGTTATCTTTTGAAGTGTATGCAGATAGTATGCGAGAAATGTTTTTAAAAGTTGGAGAAGATGGTGGAAATTACACGCAATACTTTGGTGATTCATTTTATATTGGTACAGAAAAAGAGACTATAAGCAGGATATTTACAATGAATGATAGTACTGATACTTCTGCCAGGCTTGAGTTTAATGTTGGCTTAGAGAATATTAATGTATATTTTGATAATATTTCCTTAGTTATAGTTAATTAA
- a CDS encoding DUF4349 domain-containing protein: MNHKKIKNLLPLYIDKGLDDKEMKLIKNHLNECPECKNELIKYKNNYNFLSSLEEIQAPKDFVKKIKKKSGVSMNMKNKKKDVIYKVKDFLSKPLPIPSGIVGIAVIILFIFIIGSPSNLFNEQRSKEQEDLANIRTEVQNFTTFQSNNDLSQSLVKESNMMTRSLALESKNIADNANNINPENQRKLIHRANLTIEVKNIEEINELVLNIAERHNGYIANTNDWVNNNDQKFSRYQLRIPADNFKQVLHEISNEELGTVLNRSISGQDVTEEYMDIEIRLKNLEIQQERYRDLFERASTVEELLNIENELNRTRTEIERLKGRINYLDNQINYSTITVEYQEQAALSSGKPGIIRTLRNAVQEAIYQVYKMIILAGTILPYLLLGLFSYLIYRMKRNK, from the coding sequence ATGAATCATAAAAAAATAAAAAACTTACTACCTCTGTATATAGATAAAGGTCTTGATGATAAAGAAATGAAATTAATCAAAAATCATTTGAATGAATGCCCTGAATGTAAAAATGAATTAATTAAATATAAAAATAACTACAATTTCCTCTCTTCATTGGAGGAAATTCAAGCTCCAAAGGATTTTGTGAAAAAAATAAAGAAAAAAAGTGGTGTATCTATGAACATGAAAAATAAAAAGAAAGACGTTATTTATAAAGTAAAAGATTTTTTATCCAAACCATTACCAATTCCAAGTGGAATAGTAGGTATAGCAGTTATAATTTTATTTATATTCATAATTGGAAGTCCAAGCAACTTATTCAATGAACAAAGATCAAAGGAACAAGAGGATCTTGCTAATATAAGAACTGAAGTGCAAAACTTTACTACTTTTCAATCTAATAATGATTTAAGCCAATCTCTTGTTAAAGAATCAAATATGATGACTAGATCTCTTGCTCTCGAATCAAAAAATATAGCAGATAATGCAAATAATATAAATCCAGAAAATCAAAGAAAACTTATTCACAGAGCTAATCTTACAATCGAAGTGAAAAATATAGAGGAAATTAATGAACTTGTATTAAATATAGCAGAAAGACATAATGGTTATATTGCAAATACAAACGATTGGGTAAATAATAATGATCAAAAGTTTTCTCGTTATCAATTGAGAATACCTGCTGATAACTTTAAGCAAGTATTACACGAAATTAGTAACGAAGAATTAGGAACAGTTTTAAACCGCTCTATTTCTGGGCAAGATGTTACAGAAGAATATATGGACATCGAAATCAGACTAAAAAATCTTGAAATACAACAAGAGCGTTATCGTGATTTATTTGAAAGAGCAAGTACAGTAGAAGAATTACTCAATATTGAAAATGAACTTAATAGAACAAGAACAGAAATTGAAAGATTAAAAGGGAGGATAAACTATTTAGACAATCAAATAAACTACAGCACAATTACTGTAGAATATCAAGAACAAGCAGCACTTAGCTCCGGTAAGCCTGGTATTATTAGAACATTAAGAAATGCAGTTCAGGAAGCAATATATCAAGTCTATAAAATGATAATATTAGCTGGAACCATACTCCCTTATTTGCTTTTGGGCTTATTTTCATATTTAATCTATAGAATGAAAAGAAACAAATAA
- a CDS encoding sigma-70 family RNA polymerase sigma factor, with protein sequence MGLSDIELVKKFKQGDDHAFEILVEKYQHKVYNTTFRILGNHQDALDIAQESFIRVYKNLNKFKGNSSFSTWLFRISTNLCRDELRKRQRGFTECDIEENDYEIKEKNNPENISLKKEFNDELQEQISTLPLEQKTVLVLREFQGLSYKEIANILNISMGTVKSRLSRARQTLRDSLNDIINEGGIK encoded by the coding sequence ATGGGACTAAGTGATATAGAACTAGTAAAGAAATTTAAGCAGGGTGATGACCATGCTTTTGAAATACTCGTAGAAAAATATCAACACAAAGTTTATAATACTACTTTTCGAATTTTAGGAAACCATCAAGACGCATTAGATATAGCACAGGAAAGCTTTATTAGAGTTTATAAAAATCTCAATAAGTTCAAAGGAAACTCTAGTTTTTCTACTTGGTTATTCAGAATTAGCACTAATCTCTGCCGAGATGAGTTAAGAAAACGCCAACGAGGATTTACAGAATGTGATATAGAAGAAAATGATTATGAAATTAAAGAAAAAAATAATCCAGAAAATATATCACTTAAAAAAGAATTTAATGATGAGTTACAAGAACAAATCAGTACACTACCACTTGAACAAAAAACTGTACTAGTATTAAGAGAATTTCAGGGTCTAAGTTATAAGGAAATAGCTAATATCCTAAATATATCAATGGGAACTGTTAAATCTAGACTAAGTAGAGCACGACAAACTTTAAGAGATAGTCTTAATGATATTATAAATGAAGGAGGGATAAAATGA